One region of Rhodocaloribacter litoris genomic DNA includes:
- a CDS encoding DinB family protein translates to MTGVPSVPLQRMLLDQLAYLIEELEAQKPLLERLPPWVLEGRPFEEAWSVKEYYGVLAAADAEIHLPAVRQLATAPAPALAPPEREALRTREDWNALEITTLLERIQTGRRALVDFLSHLPPRAWQRTGRIGEAERDLQTYVHEIILHDTECLRAIGYRLHESHLTTRPHDLPK, encoded by the coding sequence ATGACCGGTGTGCCCTCCGTTCCCCTGCAGCGCATGCTGCTGGACCAGCTGGCCTACCTGATCGAGGAGCTGGAGGCGCAAAAGCCGCTGCTCGAGCGCCTGCCCCCCTGGGTGCTGGAGGGTCGCCCCTTCGAGGAGGCCTGGTCCGTCAAGGAATACTACGGAGTGCTGGCCGCCGCCGACGCCGAGATCCACCTGCCGGCCGTCCGGCAGCTGGCGACGGCCCCCGCCCCGGCCCTCGCCCCCCCCGAGCGGGAGGCCCTGCGCACCCGGGAAGACTGGAACGCGCTGGAGATCACCACCCTCCTCGAACGCATACAGACCGGCCGCCGGGCCCTGGTGGACTTCCTGAGCCACCTGCCCCCCCGGGCCTGGCAGCGCACCGGTCGCATCGGCGAGGCGGAGCGGGATCTCCAGACCTACGTACACGAGATCATCCTGCACGACACGGAATGCCTGCGCGCCATCGGGTACCGCCTGCACGAGAGCCATCTGACAACACGGCCGCACGACCTGCCCAAGTAA